From Daucus carota subsp. sativus chromosome 6, DH1 v3.0, whole genome shotgun sequence:
GTCTCACTTACTGCTGTTAAAAAGAGTTAATTTTTGTGATCCAATTGTGAATGTGTTTAGCCCACAATCGTGGTAACTGCAACCACTACTTGTACATTGTGAATTTGAATCGATTAGGGTTTATATGGAGTTCCCCGATGTTGATGATgctatatttgttatattcttGAAAGGTTTGAACAATTAGCAATAGCCTACCACCGTGGTTTATTTTCTTTGTATTTTGGTTATTTGTCTTTTGGTAATTGGTGTGCTAAAAATACGCCAAGTTATTTGCTTTACATGTCAGAAATAAGTAACACACGTCATACTGTCCACCATTGCGATGGTGTGCCAGGAGTAGgcagtaaaagaaaaaaaatctctTATGGAGACATTGGCAGTTGTAAAGATTTTGCTCACAGAATCATTTTCTTTAATTGCAGGATTTCTGCATCGCCTAACTGTCATCATCTCTTACCATTATAGGTCTATTGCCAAACTAATTCTTATTTTGGTTGAATAACATCTGAAAACTTTATATCAAGGTATTGGCAAATGGTAAGTTCTACTATTCTCTGCTCTCTGGCTGCTAAAAATTTTTTTGGTCTCATTATACCCACTCTGGAAAACTTGTTAATTCTTATTCTTATGTGTGGGTTTCATTATGCTGATATATGTTGTACTAATGGTCACTATTTTGGCCGTGTGCCTGTTACGTGTTAATAATACTTTCATGTTAGGAAATAATTGCACCTCTATTCTAGTCATTTGcccttttatataataaatacttATTGACATTAGTAGAGATCGTGTGGTTTAAATCAATTGCTTCACACATGTTACGTCCAGAATATATAAATAGTATGTTATGATTGTGGCGTGATATGAGAGCAACACGCGTGATTACATGCTTGGATACTTATTGTAGTAATTGCTTCACACATGTTActtccaaaatatataaatagtatGTTATGATTGTGGCTTGATATACACGTGATTACTTGCTTGGAGACTTATGGTGGTAATTTTTCACAATCATCTCGTTGTAAGTCATTTATCTTCTTACATTTTCTTACAGTTTTCTTACTAATATTTGTAGGCAACAAACGAAAATCTTCCGCCAAATGTTATAAAGCAACTTGCTAAGGAATTGAAGAATCTTGATGAAATTCCTCCAGAGGGAATTATAGTTGGGGTGAATGATGAAGATTTCTCAACAATATATGCTGATATAGAAGGCCCAGGTAATCAACTTTTAGATCCTACTTCTGCTTATTTTTGGAGAATCTGATTTTGAATGTTGAAGTATTTTACTCTGCAGCTGGGACTCCATATGAAAATGGCATCTTTCGCATGAAGTTGATATTATCTCGCGATTTTCCACATTCTCCTCCCAAAGGTTTGTGTCTATATGTCAGCTATGGTGTTCATACAGACCTATCAGCCAATGCAGGATATTATGCCTATTTCTTGGGGCTTGAGGGTTCTGTGATTGAGAACTTGACACTTCTGTTTGAACCATGAAagataaactaatattattagtttgaaCCTTAAAAGATAGAACACACTTACTTTCTTCttgttattttgttatattgTATCGGTCAGGCTAGCACCTATATATATACTAGGCAATGTTACCGATAGAGCTACTAGTGAATTTGTTATGTGCTCGACTGCTTGGTACTTTTATAAACACTTGTACACTTGATACTTTGTAGTTTTGGTTAAAAGTTTACAAATAGTAACTGCATTACTATTAACTTTATTTGTTGCCTATAGAGCGTTCTCAAAAGCTTGTTTTAATGCTATATGTAAACTATCTCTTGTTTTCTTCCAACATACTATTCAAATATATGATCTCATTTGTCTATATAGATCGCGCTACATTAATGTTTGGTTTGTTATCTATTTATTTCTATTTCTCCTATATATTCGTACTGAGTATATatccgttttgatgattaacaACATATGCTGTCTATTTCAAGTTCCCTCagcatatctatatatattgtatagTGCATAAAAAGGCAGCAGGTACTCTATTATTGCGTGGCCACTGAGCGTGATTGGATAGCTCAAGTGATGGGTTTATTCTATGTTGTCCCGGGATACTTGGGTTTGACTCTTGCTCACCCCAAGAAGTATTAAAACAATTGCTCATTTTTTTAGGCATATAAGCctaaatattcaaaaaagaaaaaataaacaaaatttatgtgGCCACTTAACGTATCACAAATTTATGATATGTTGAGAAATAAGTCTAGGCTGGATTAGCAAAGACATATTAGGTCAAGCTATAATTTTGATGGTGGTATTAGTATCTGTAGAACAAATAGAGATTAAAATAGCTTATACATTGTAATTTTTTGGTGATTCCTGCTTGCAAAGATAGGCTGTGAAGGATTTCTTAGACATGACTAATTTGACTGTTGTCATTTTAGGGTATTTTCTGACCAAGATCTTCCACCCAAACATTGCAATAGATGGTGAGATCTGTGTCAATGCATTGAAGAGGGATTGGAACCCTAGTCTTGGCTTACGACATGTACTAATCGTAAGTTTATTTATGTTCTATCTGTCCTGGCGTATTTCGACATCTTAACTCTCTTGCATGCTATTACATGAACATATTCAATAAATTCTTTTATCTATGTTTTGTGCGCTACAGCATGATCTATGCTCTAATCtggattattttttatttgtgttgcTGATAATAGGTAGTCAGATGCTTATTAATTGAGCCCTTTCCTGAATCAGCTCTAAATGCACAGGCGGGAAAGAT
This genomic window contains:
- the LOC108227282 gene encoding ubiquitin-conjugating enzyme E2 22 encodes the protein MATNENLPPNVIKQLAKELKNLDEIPPEGIIVGVNDEDFSTIYADIEGPAGTPYENGIFRMKLILSRDFPHSPPKGYFLTKIFHPNIAIDGEICVNALKRDWNPSLGLRHVLIVVRCLLIEPFPESALNAQAGKMLLDNYEEYARHARIFTATHAVNSKRMKFRIGDVSESKNVDQENSATGAALHLPQASVPTLISAAKGATSQDQVVVGTNSMAEMGVVTSATSATVPLTKKKEVCGSLKVQADKKKIDARKKSLKRL